A single window of Malus sylvestris chromosome 5, drMalSylv7.2, whole genome shotgun sequence DNA harbors:
- the LOC126621693 gene encoding protein ALTERED PHOSPHATE STARVATION RESPONSE 1-like, translating to MGGCVASKLEEEGGVVTICRERKRQLKLAVEKRYALAEAHCKYGHALFAVAAAVDFFVAGYSSPPKPYLITFSPHSPPPQPPESAAPLPITENVITNPMFLQQRPSESTHEAIACHSCGSSTSSDSSEEEREEEEQKTDVREEEQGCGYFYMQMPPAMPSPQRDFGWDFFNPFDAVRPEVISGYRRSSDEDLRVVREEEGIPELEEEEGESQREEEQEENQAVVVEEKGSGEQRDGGAEVAKVVDEAANAREGEQKGLAVIDTPAEGRELLEALKDIVDLFSRASDSAKDVSRMLDANKLQMQSGLEEIKENSTKLIQAITWHNSTSSSKLSSCKSLVASRSKGSSTWTEFNNDLFNDYGGMDSGSHSLTLERLYAWEKKLYEEVKAGDMTRKLYEKKCSRLKHHDIGDNETMDKTRAAVKDLYARILIAIRSAESISKRIQILRDEELQPQIVELLKGLMRTWKIMLESHETQHKILSEVKSFASSAYGKFSNISHMRATLQLLAELQNWHACFKEYVAAQKAYVGTLHGWLTKFVVPEENFYSGSRSSAAPFGVNGPPLLIICHDWLSSLEKLPDTLVTIALRSFTKDVRALLNQQGEEQKQKRKVDSLGKELDRRVCAFQKTESRCLEPKLTEQKCETDMEHKTESMTEKKEQIDMFRRKVDMEREKHQNYIEETQRITLNGIQTGFCSVFESLAEFSRASQKLYSDLVTCSENADKAGNPAYIEGGIKDDKNSSR from the exons atggggggATGTGTTGCTTCCAAgctggaggaagaaggaggagttGTGAcaatttgtagagagagaaaacgGCAGCTGAAGCTGGCGGTGGAGAAAAGATACGCCCTTGCGGAGGCGCACTGTAAGTACGGCCATGCTTTGTTTGCGGTGGCTGCCGCCGTGGACTTCTTTGTTGCAGGCTATTCTTCCCCTCCTAAACCTTACCTCATCACATTTTCGCCTCACTCTCCTCCTCCTCAGCCGCCGGAGTCGGCGGCTCCGCTTCCGATCACTGAGAATGTGATAACCAACCCAATGTTTCTTCAGCAGAGACCGTCTGAGTCGACCCATGAAGCCATTGCTTGTCACTCATGTGGTTCTTCAACATCCTCCGACTCCTctgaggaggagagagaagaagaggagcAAAAAACAGACGTGAGAGAAGAAGAACAGGGATGTGGGTACTTTTATATGCAAATGCCACCAGCAATGCCGTCACCACAGAGAGACTTTGGGTGGGATTTCTTCAACCCTTTCGACGCCGTGAGGCCGGAGGTCATAAGCGGGTACAGGCGGAGCTCCGACGAGGATTTAAGGGTGGTGAGGGAGGAGGAAGGGATACCTGAGCTggaagaggaagaaggggaGAGTCAGAGAGAAGAAGAGCAGGAAGAAAACCAGGCGGTGGTGGTGGAAGAAAAAGGCAGCGGAGAACAGCGCGACGGCGGAGCTGAGGTGGCGAAGGTGGTTGATGAGGCGGCTAATGCGAGGGAGGGGGAGCAAAAAGGGCTTGCTGTGATTGATACACCAGCTGAAGGGAGGGAGCTTCTGGAAGCACTGAAGGACATTGTGGACCTTTTCTCTAGGGCTTCTGATTCTGCAAAGGATGTGTCCAGGATGCTTGATGCTAATAAATTGCAAATGCAGTCTGGTTTGGAGGAAATTAAAG AGAACTCAACAAAGCTAATTCAAGCTATAACATGGCATAACTCAACTTCATCGTCTAAGCTTTCGTCGTGCAAGAGTCTCGTGGCATCCAGATCTAAGGGTTCGTCAACATGGACGGAATTTAACAATGATCTTTTCAATGATTATGGAGGAATGGATTCAGGAAGTCATTCACTTACTCTAGAAAGGCTATATGCCTGGGAAAAGAAGCTCTATGAAGAAGTTAAG GCCGGAGATATGACAAGGAAACTGTATGAGAAAAAATGCTCACGACTTAAACACCACGACATAGGAGACAATGAGACCATGGACAAAACTCGAGCTGCAGTGAAGGATTTATATGCCAGGATCTTAATTGCAATTCGGAGTGCCGAGTCAATTTCCAAGAGAATCCAGATACTGAGAGATGAAGAACTGCAGCCTCAAATTGTTGAGCTGTTGAAAGG CTTAATGCGCACCTGGAAAATTATGTTGGAATCTCATGAAACCCAACACAAGATCCTTTCTGAGGTGAAATCTTTTGCCAGCTCTGCATATGGAAAGTTCAGCAACATCTCTCACATGCGTGCAACGCTTCAGCTCCTCGCTGAGCTTCAGAATTGGCATGCATGCTTTAAGGAGTACGTCGCTGCACAAAAAGCATATGTTGGAACTCTCCATGGTTGGCTAACCAAGTTCGTGGTCCCTGAAGAAAACTTCTACTCGGGGAGCAGGAGTTCAGCTGCGCCGTTTGGCGTCAATGGCCCCCCGTTGCTCATTATCTGCCATGATTGGTTATCTTCCCTGGAGAAATTACCTGATACTTTGGTGACCATTGCCTTGAGAAGCTTTACAAAGGACGTGAGGGCTCTGTTGAATCAGCAAGGGGAAGAGcagaaacaaaaaaggaaagttgACAGCCTAGGCAAAGAGCTCGACCGAAGAGTTTGTGCATTCCAGAAGACAGAGAGCAGGTGTCTGGAGCCAAAGCTCACAGAACAGAAATGCGAGACAGATATGGAACATAAGACGGAGTCCATGACAGAGAAGAAGGAGCAGATAGACATGTTCAGAAGAAAGGTGGACATGGAGAGGGAAAAACACCAAAATTACATTGAGGAAACTCAAAGGATCACATTGAACGGAATCCAGACTGGGTTTTGTTCAGTTTTCGAGTCCTTAGCGGAGTTTTCCAGGGCTTCACAGAAACTGTACAGCGATCTCGTGACTTGCAGTGAAAATGCAGATAAAGCTGGGAACCCCGCGTATATAGAAGGCGGCATCAAGGATGACAAAAACAGCAGCAGGTGA
- the LOC126621707 gene encoding uncharacterized protein LOC126621707: MSGPSDRRFDLNLVEEAAPPSPDNIWRPSFVSSTGPLTVGDSVMKNDMTAAVVARNLLTPKDNRLLSKRSDELAVKDSLALSVQCAGSVSNMAQRLFARTRQVESLAAEVMSLKQEIRGLKHENKQLHRLAHDYATNMKRKLDQMKETDGQVLLDHQRFVGLFQRHLLPSSSGAVPRNEAPNDQPLMPPPSRVLSSTEAPNDPPPVPSLSGALPTAETSPKQPL; encoded by the coding sequence atgtctggcccctccgaccgtcgttttgacttgaaccttgttgaagaggcagccccgccttctccagacaacatatggcgcccatccttcgtctcctcaactggtcctcttaccgttggggattccgtgatgaagaatgatatgaccgctgcggtggtggccaggaaccttctcactcccaaagataacagactactttccaaacggtctgatgagttagctgttaaggattcgctggctctcagtgttcagtgtgcaggttctgtgtctaatatggcccaacgcctatttgctcgaacccgccaagttgaatcattggcggctgaagtgatgagtctcaaacaggagattagagggctcaagcatgagaataaacaattgcaccggctcgcacatgactatgctacaaacatgaagaggaagcttgaccagatgaaggaaactgatggtcaggttttacttgatcatcagagatttgtgggtttgttccaaaggcatttattgccttcgtcttctggggctgtaccgcgtaatgaagctccaaatgatcaacctctgatgcctcctccttctagggttctgtccagtactgaggctccaaatgatccccctccggtgccttctctttctggggctctaccgactgctgagacttctcctaagcaacctttgtga